The Thalassophryne amazonica chromosome 6, fThaAma1.1, whole genome shotgun sequence genome includes a region encoding these proteins:
- the rpl10 gene encoding 60S ribosomal protein L10, whose translation MGRRPARCYRYCKNKPYPKSRFCRGVPDPKIRIFDLGRKKAKVDEFPLCGHMVSDEYEQLSSEALEAARICVTSTCEACGKDGFHIRMRLHPFHVIRINKMLSCAGADRLQTGMRGAFGKPQGTVPVCTLVQVIMSVRTKTQNKEHVVEALRRAKFKFPGRQKIHISKKYGFTKFNACDFDQMMAEKRLIPDGCGVKYIPSRGPLARWKALHAN comes from the exons ATGGGCCGTCGTCCAGCCCGCTG CTACCGATACTGCAAGAACAAGCCCTACCCCAAGTCCCGCTTTTGTAGGGGTGTGCCTG ATCCTAAAATCAGGATCTTTGACTTGGGCAGGAAGAAGGCCAAGGTGGATGAGTTCCCCCTGTGTGGTCATATGGTCTCTGATGAATATGAGCAGCTGTCTTCAGAAG CCCTGGAGGCGGCCCGTATCTGTGTAACAAGTACATGTGAAGCCTGTGGTAAGGATGGTTTCCACATCCGAATGCGTCTGCACCCCTTCCATGTCATCCGCATCAACAAAATGTTATCGTGTGCTGGAGCTGATAG GCTCCAGACTGGAATGCGTGGTGCTTTTGGTAAGCCGCAGGGTACTGTGCCCGTGTGCACATTGGTTCAGGTAATCATGTCTGTGCGTACCAAGACCCAGAACAAGGAGCATGTGGTTGAAGCTCTGCGCAGAGCCAAGTTCAAGTTCCCTGGACGCCAGAAG ATCCACATCTCTAAGAAATATGGCTTCACCAAGTTCAATGCCTGTGATTTTGATCAGATGATGGCTGAGAAGCGTCTGATTCCAGACGGCTGTGGGGTGAAGTACATCCCAAGCAGAGGCCCTCTGGCCCGCTGGAAGGCTCTTCATGCTAACTAG